The segment CCTGGGCAATCATTCGCCCGATCCCCCGGGTTCCACCCGTCACCACCGCCACCTTGTTCTTCACCGAGAAGAGATCTTCAATCATGGCGCCGCAGCATAGCCCTCTCGCGAGCCATCCGGCCCGTCCGGGGGAGCCGGGTTCAGGGCTCACCCCCGATTGGCCGATCAGCCCTTCGTGCCGGAGCAGGATACGACAACGCAGACGACCACCCTCGCCAGTCAGGAGAGCGAGAGCGTCAGCGTTGGGAACAGCTGTCTGGTCGCGCTCCGGGGCCCGGATCTGGGGCGACGCACCGTTCTGGACGGCCCCACGCTCTCGATCGGACGGGGTTCGGATTGCGACCTTCCTGTCCGTGTCAACAATGTGTCCCGTTATCACTGCAGAATCGAAGTGCGCGACGGCCGGAGCTTCGTCCGCGATCTCGGTTCCACCAACGGCACACGCCTGAACGGATTCTCTGTCCCTCCGAACGAAGATTTCGTGATCGAGGGCGGCGACCTTCTCCAGGTCGGCGATTGCGTCTTCAAGTTCCTGGCGGGTGGCGGCGTCGAGACTCGCTTCCACGAAGAGGTCTACCGTCGCGTCGTGGTCGACAGCCTCACCCAGGTGCACAATCGCCGCTTCTTCGTCGAGTTC is part of the bacterium genome and harbors:
- a CDS encoding GGDEF domain-containing protein, which gives rise to MADQPFVPEQDTTTQTTTLASQESESVSVGNSCLVALRGPDLGRRTVLDGPTLSIGRGSDCDLPVRVNNVSRYHCRIEVRDGRSFVRDLGSTNGTRLNGFSVPPNEDFVIEGGDLLQVGDCVFKFLAGGGVETRFHEEVYRRVVVDSLTQVHNRRFFVEFLEKEISRCRRHARNLCLLLIDIDHFKRVNDEIGHTAGDEVLRQVAQCLASHARREECLARYGGEEFAMVLPESKADGARLLAERLCESIEELNPEVDGHPVSITISIGLAEWDCTMRTVEDIVRTADTRLFEAKDAGRNRVVG